GTAAGTAAGTAAGCGTGCGTTCTATAAGAATACTATAAGGGGGTAAGTAAGTCTGCGTCCTATAACGATATTATACGGGGGTAAGTAAGAGTGTATAATAGTATTCCGGGTTAAGTGGGCTTGCGttctataacaaaaacatacgAGGTTTATTAAGTGTTTTGTTACAATATCCTTTTTGGAGTTAGtaagaaattgttttataacaattacaCACGACggtaagaaaatattttgttacaataaCCTTCGAGAGTAAGTTCGCATCGGCAAAAGGTAAGCATGtggtttaaaacagttacaCTCGGCAATAGGTAAGCATGtggtttaaaacagttacaCTCGGCAATAGGTAAGCATGtggtttaaaacagttacaCTCGGCAATAGGTAAGCATGtggtttaaaacagttacaCTCGGCAATAGGTAAGCATGtggtttaaaacagttacaCTCGGCAAAAGGTAAGCATGtggtttaaaacagttacaCTCGGCAATAGTGTAAAGGCTATGtggtttaaaacagttacaCTCGGCAAAAGGTAAGCATGtggtttaaaacagttacaCTCGGCAATAGGGAAGCATGtggtttaaaacagttacaCTCGGCAAAAGGCAAGCATGTGGTTTAAAACTATAACACTCTCGGGTAAGTAAGCCAATGTTTTATAACAGCAACCTTCGGAGGTGTGTTTTTGGTGCCGTTTTTCATGTTTGGTATATCctgatgtaataaaaataaagtcgAAGCCGACTTTGACATGTGTTGTGTTATGActaaacaaaacagtacaaatataaatatcgCTGTATGTTCGATTACATTAAGATCTCTGATTTCTAAAGCCGTGAAAAGCTGTAACCATGTTAATATTACTAAACGGTCGGATTGTCATTATGAAAAGAATTGAAATGTTCTGTAAATCACATACATATCGCCATATTTTGCAACTGTCTCTGTCGTTCAGTCGGTATCAGCGTGTGTCCACCAGCTCTTATAATTGTTCCAACATAATACCATTGTGGATATTACATGAATACCAGGGGATTTCCACTTGACCCGCCAAATTCAAATGCTTGCCTTCAGTTTAGGAATCGAACCCGAAAAGTCTTGTAAAACCCGTAGTAGTCTGTGTTTTACTTTCAATGCGTGTAAATCAGTGTGTTGTAGATTGCACGTATTACTGTTACACGTTCACTAGTGCACCGATCACCTgcaaccacggcccccaggccCGGGGGGATAACTGGGGAAACGGGCCGTGTTTTTGTCTGCCAGgtgtccccgcagtgccgggtgcatgcagtggttttgtcttcgcgtcAAAAATAGCGGGGATAATGGCCGTGTattagggtccctggggtgccgggacatttggcggggattttaccagcagttcgtccccgcaggacggggattttacccggacttggctggaccgaaagtcaaattccttgctattccccggacctgagggggGAGGCGTGGTAACAACTGACTGTTGCATAGGCTCCAGGCTCGTGACCGGCAGTCATGGGCTCGAGCCCCGCAACAGGCCCTACGCTCCTGAATTATTTAAGTGTATTTGCAGATAACGAGCAGTTGATGGTCAACCCGAACTGCCGTCAGCTGACCTTCATGGGCTACCTGCGGGAGAAGTGCCAGTACGACAAGAACGGTAGTCTTCTTTATGAAATGTTAATATTAGGCGGGAATGAACAGCCCCGGTTCACGGGCTTCCTCCGGGTATATTGTTAAGAAATGTGACGTGCTCTGAAATACGCGCAATATTTGGATATGTTCGGAACGTGAGTCAtcacataatacatgtatattgaaaattatttatcttctttttatttttgtgtgtcAGCAGGCCTCGAAAAACTTAAATTAACATGTTAGAAAGTGTAAATATAGGATATGTtaaatgcattgttgtcataagtgtttcaattttacgtttaaaagtgatttgaagTGATGGATTTATTCCCgcattattgtgacgtcatttgaaaaactgTTTTCCGGTTACGTTCGGGTTGTTCTATATACAGAACGGgtgaaaaaaagtgttttttaaatgaaatgaagtattttttaaacaatttatgaatgaaataatgaactattagtgtaaatataagtaatgaattgcgtaattgatgtcattatcgtggatatgaacgcaatttggctggttAAAGGAAACgtttggactccacacactttaacctgcccaactgcgttcattaTGACACCAATCTcgtaattcattccttaataaTTCCATGCAACAGAGCATGTAGCAGATCCGTATTCTATAGTGATAAGACACTTGACAGTCAATCCAGAGGCCGCAGGCTCGACCAATCGCCTCAACACTAACATACTTTCCGACTTCCGGGAGGGCCATTAAACAGGGTCTTTTGTGTAAGTGTTTAATACTGGCACACGTAAAATACTATTTTCCGTGACTGCTATTCCAAAGAACCTAACAAAGGTAATCTTTTGAATATGATTAATTTGGTTTTCAACGTCTACTTGAAACTTTTTTGCGGTTGCTATTGTATGAAATATGTGTGTGTTATTTAACACTGTATGCAGCGTTTATCGACCTGATCGAGGAGGAGACGGGGCGCCTGGCGGAGCTGCACATGGTACCAAGGGAAGAGACGGTCCGGCCGCTCCTGGAAGACCGCATGGTCTTCATTCCCGTCATGCTCGAGAGTAAGTGCCCAACAAGTCATGCTGAGCTCATATGCCTAGTTCTTAACCTTATTTGAAGTTTGACTGTGTTCATTTTAACGtatattacttatttattatgGAAATGCAAAACAAACTTCTTCGGTTCAAATACGCgcttttgaaattgtattaaaccGTTAACGGTATAAACAACTAGTGTAAACCCCTGGTTTCAGAGAACCAGGAAGAATCGCTGGGTCAGTACAAGACGGTGAAGCCGCTACTCACGGACTGGGAGAAAAGATTCCCGGAGCTGGAGAGTACGTTACTATGGTTACACAATATTGCATTGTTCATGATactaaaatggttttaaatgattcaaatcTCCATTGACTGTTTGAGCTCGTCTGTTTGAAACTCGTTTGTCGAGGCGTTTTCAAACATGTGCCATTGGCGTCGTTGTCGTCTGTCGAGgcgttttaataaaaacaaaaaatcaaaaaaacaaaaaaaacgtgTGCCATTGGCGTCGTTGTCGTCTGTCGAGGCATTTTCAAACGTGTGACCTTGGTTTTCTTGTCGTCTGTCGAGGCGTTTTCAAACAAGTGCCATTGGTGTCGTTGTCGTCTGTCGAGGCATTTTCAAACATGTGACCTTGGTTTTCTTGTCGTCTGTCGAGGCGTTTTCAAACAAGTGCCATCGGCGTCGTTGGCGTCTGTTCTTTCCGGGGGCATTTTCAAACACGTGCAATCGGCGTCGTTGTCGTCTGTCGAGGCATTCTCAAACATGTGACCTTGGTTTCCTTGTCGCCTGTCGAGGCGTTTTCAAACATGTGCCATCGGCGTCGTTGTCATCTGTCTAGGCATTTTCAAACATGTGCCATCGGCGTCGTTGTCGTCTGTCGAGGCATTTTCAAACATGTGACCTTGGTTTCCTTGTCGTCTGTCGAGGCGTTTTCAAACATGTGCCATCGGCGTCGTTGTCGTCTGTCCAGGCATTTTCAAACATGTGACCTTGGTTTCCCTGTCGTCTGTCGATGCGTTTTCAAACATGTGCCATCGGCGTCGTTGTCATCTGCCGAgacatttttcaaacatgtgACCTTGGTTTTCTTGTCGTCTGTCGAGGCGTTTTCAAACATGTGCCATCGGCGTCGTTGTCGTCTGTCGAGGCATTTTCAAATATGTGACCTTGGTTTCCTTGTCGTCTGTCGAGACATTGTCACACATGTGGCTGTCCTGTGTCGAGACATTGACACACTTGTGACTTTAGCGTCGCTGTCGTCTGTCGAGGCATTCTCACAATGtggccttggtgtcgttgtatTGTCGGCGTGCAAAGCCTAGACCATTACTAAAATATACTCAAAAAAGGCAAATaccttaaaatgaaacttgCTACACATGTTGCCCGTGACAATGCATGTTAAGGCCCCTTTTAACAGAAGAAACACACACTCACCAACAGACGAGCCTCGGCACTCTTGCTGTTAAATACTAAATTTGTTTTGTAGTCGAATGTtccatatatatacattaacaaTTTTCTTGGTTCATCTTTATTATCTTCATATAATCAATGATGATACATGAATATATTGATGTTGCTCCAGAGAAGATCAAGATCCTGACTGGGGAACTGAAGAGGAGCCCACTAAGAGGTGAGTCCACAAAAGAGTTTCATCTTTGGGACATGTTGAGcccatttgtttttcaattatattctGTGACTCGTTTGATTGTTCAAATACAACTAAATGCAGTAATATATTACTCgacttaaaattgtttttgtttgttactCGCGAGACATAACGATTTAAATTGACCGTGGAAATAACTCTACGTTACATCGTTGCATGTAAGCATGCGTCTTAAGGCCGTGATCTTCCTTACAGTACTGGAGCCACGGGGAGGGCGCCCCGTCGACCGGAAGGCCTCTAGCAGCAACGCATCCGGTCGCTCATCGTCTGTCCTGGGCCGCGCGCCATCCGTCTCGCAGTCCGGGCGCAACTCTACCACCAGCAAGGCGTCTGCTATCGGAAGGAAGTCCCTAATGGGCAATAAGGCGGACGCGTCAAAGATGCTTTCCGCTAAAAACAAGATCAAGAAAAGGTAGATCTGGAGCAAATCCCaatgataacatttaataaatttaactCTTTATATTTACTCTTTATTTCTATGCTTCCATCAAACGGCACTCCAGCCAGAACTAAATTGCCTATACATGTATAcgtatattataccttacataaatgtaacCCTTCCGCTGACGTCATTTAATATATGGCGGGCTTACGTCATAAAATTGTTGAGGACAGACAAGAGGAATGGGCCAACTTAAAATCCATAATTCATAAGTATACATTAAAAACTAGACCAATCTGATGTATATGAAATGAAAAGACAACTAGATGACTGTATAGGGAGCGCATATGGCTATTTAGGGAATCACACATGGTTGCGAAAGAACCTTACATGACAGCAAATGGGGTTCACATGTCTACAGAGGTAGCGAACATGGCTGTATACGGAGCGCACATGGCTGTATACGGAGCGCACATGGCTATATACGGAGCGCACATGGCTATATACGGAGCGCACATGGCTATATACGGAGCGCACATGGCTATATACGGAGCGCACATAGCTTTTTAGGGAGCGCATATAGCTGCTTAGGTAGCGCAGATGGCTGGGCAGGGAGCGCACTTAGCTGGGCAGGGTGCGCACATGGCTGAGCAGGGAGCGCAGATGGATGCTGAGGGGGCGCACATGGATGTATACGGAGCGCACATGGCTGGACAGGGAGCGCAGATGGATGCTGAGGGGGCGCACATTGCCGTTTAGGGAGCATTATGCTGCTGAGCGAGAACAAATAAACCCTATCATCTTGGTTGACTTATATATGTCGAAATAAAGTTCGTTATGGATATCAAACCtgcatattttatacaaatttataaggaaaatatttaacaaaagcaATAGTTTCCTTGTAGTCGGTGGTACAATAAGTCCTTCTTGACAATAACAAAAAACGCCCTCGCTACACATTCAACTGTATCTAGTATCTAGCCCACCTACTTTAACTGTTGAATACTAGTTCTTGATTTTGTCAAAAGCTTATCCATCAATCCCAAGATGCATCATACAGGTTTTggcttgtgttttttttttcaatttaatctgatgtacaatatttaaattttcatttattaagataACACAAATACATGAACAAAGACACATCTGCGTATTCATAAACATAAAGCTATCATTTAAGTCCTAAGCTAGCTACAAAAAGATATCATTCAAGTTAAGAGCTATCTGCATAAAGCTAACACTCAGTCCTCGAGCCCCGAGCTAACGAAATAAAGCTAACGCTCGAGTCCTGAGctatctacatgtacataaggCTAACACTCGAGTCCTGAGctatctacatgtacataaagctaACACTCGAGTCCTGAGctatctacatgtacataaagctaACACTCGAGTCCTGAGCTATCTACGTGTACATAAAGCTAACAGTCGAGTCCTGTGctatctacatgtacataaagctaACACTCGAGTCCTGAGctatctacatgtacataaagctaACACTCGAGTCCTGAGCTATCTATATGTACATTAAGCTAATACTCAAGTCCTgagctatatacatgtacataaagctaACACTCGAGTCCTgagctatatacatgtacataaagctaACACTCGAGTCTTGGGctatctacatgtacataaagctaACACTCGAGTCCTGGGCATCAATTGTACCTAAGCTAAAACTCGAGTCCTGGGctatctacatgtacataaagaaAACACTCGTGGTCCTTGGATATCACACTGTACTAAAGCGAAACATCGTTCCTAGctatctacatgtacataaagctaACACTCGAGTCCTGGGctatctacatgtacataaggCTAACACTCGAGTCCTGAGctatctacatgtacatagaGCTAACACTTGAGTCCGatgctatatacatgtacttaaagcTAACACTTGAGTCCTGAGCTATCTATATGTACAAAGAGCTAACACTTGAGTCCTGAGATATGTACATAAGGCTAACAATCGAGTCCTGTGctatctacatgtacataaagcttACACTCGTGACCTTGGCTATCTACATGTACTTAAAGCTAACACTCGTTCCCTGAGctatctacatgtacataaagctaACACTCGAGTCCTGGGctatctacatgtacataatgctagCACTCGGGTCCTGGGctatctacatgtacataaagctaACACTCGTTCCCTGGCctatctacatgtacataaagctaACACTTGAGTCCTTGGctatctacatgtacataaagctaACACTCGAGTCCTTGGctatctacatgtacataaagctaACACTCGTTCCCTGGGctatctacatgtacataaagctaACACTCGTTCCCTGGGctatctacatgtacataaagctaACACTCGTTCCCTGGGctatctacatgtacataaagctaACACTCGGGTCCTGGGctatctacatgtacatatagCTAACACTCGACCCTGAGCTCGAGATGAGAGCTATCTAAAAGCTAACACTTCGCGGTGAGCTATCTaaataaaagcataaatttTAGTCATAAATTTAATACGATTAATAAGCATTTGATAAACGGGAAAAAACTTGAACCTACGTGTGAATACTTGGCTGAATTAAATTGACAATATGGCCTTGATATTCCTGCATAGCTCACCTGAATACGCTAAATGACAATGCTCAGTACGTTGTAAATGTGTAGGAAAGGGTATtaacaatgatttgttttcaatcgGCATGATGGCAAGATGTTGAGCATGAACAGATCTACATTCAAATTGCGATTTCTATTGCCAACTTGGTTTATATTTAATTCTGACCATTCgataaattttaaaagaaatattgccTCTATTTTTTACCCGAAATGGTTCGCATTCATGGATGACCTATATGTCATTAAGACACACATTATGGCTacgtttcattttaaaagaatgtGTTAAAACTGTGTCTGATAAGAGTGTTAAAACGTAAATGTCGTCCACGGACATTGCCATCGCACTTAAAAAGGCCGGTGTTCATAATAGGTCAACAAAGCTTTTTGGGTTCAGGCGAGCTGTCAAGTTCATTCAACACATACTTGAAGTTAATCCAATTCGCACAAGAATACAATATTCGACGTATAGGCGGTAGGCATTTCGCCGCGCTTTTAAAGACACGTCCTATTTCCTCGCTCACTGGGAGTCGAACATGCACTTTACTCCAAAAGGTCACATATCTCCAAAAGGTCACGACATGTCTCTTTGGCACTGATTTCACTCTGCGTATCTGGCTGCTCACAGCATTTTCACAATGAAGAAATGtacaatttgttaaatgttaatactATATGAAAAAATCCCTGGCACGTGTGAGAATGCCCCGCTCGGGTAGGGGCGGGGTGAGGGGCAGGGTCAGTCTAGAATCATGCGGGTCTTTCCGAAGCTCATGCCGGCCTGATTGGCGCCTTTGTTAGACCCATATTGGAGGCTGATCACCTGCTTGCCGGCCTGCACCTGCTCCTCTGAGAATGTGCGCACGTTCGTCTCGTTCTTCTTGGGCCAGATCACGGGAGCCGCATACCCTGGTCGGCTCTGCGCCTGGAAACAACACTCATGGATTTGAACATGCATATACACACAACTTGAACTCAAATATTTCACTGGAAACTTTTGTTAGAATAGCACACAGAGCATAGCAGTGAAAACCATGTATATTGTTCCGCTGTCATAGTCATCAAAGATTTAGATAAAGACAAATTTTTCTTTGCACAGTTTTTCGTACAATACAGGCTAACGCTAGTATGCGTCaactgaatatatattttctgttactagaaaataaacatgcataacTAGTGGCTCCAGTAAGCGGGGTGTGTGTCATAGTTCTACCAAACAGAGATCGTGTAAGTTTACAGCGGCAGATCGAGCTATCAACAGCCAAGTGCACAAAGTAGATTCGGTTTTAAATCCCCCATAGCATGTCCAAGTTCAAACCCGGACAATAATAATTCACGGACGTTGACCAATGAcccttaagtgtgaccttgaccttgactgaCATGGCATTGCCCCTGACATGTAGGCTTCTCGTGTcgaacatttgtgccaagttattttaaaatccccaATGAATGGccaagttacagcccagaccaGCCTCAATACAAAGATCTTTTACCAATGACTCATAagtgcgaccttgacctttgaccaactgaaaTGGGTCTTACACGCGACGCGCCGACTTTCCATTGCTTAACATGCGCGCCAAGTGAATTAAAAGCCCCCAGTACTTAGTCAATTTGCAGCTCGGTCTCGCCATTATCGGACGGACGGATGCACATACAAACAGACGGACAGATGGAAACACTTATATACACCATGGTAACTAGGTCCAGCTCACAGCAAACACGctcgataaaaaaaaatacctcaATTCCGAGAGCGCGAATACAGGTGCACACTTGAACAAGGTTAGTCCGCTCATATAAAGAGTCTGTCTGGAAGAGGTTGGATGGAGGAACACCGTATTCCTGGCATTTGTTGATGAATATAGCGATCCGCTCCCGTTCTCTCGCCATGGTGAACGCCTGGTTTTTGGACTCTTGGAAGGATTTCTTCGAAAAATCTATTTTCTGGCCTTCTGGTAACACCGCGTCTATCAACCTAGTGTTTGTACAAACTGAATGTGtgaaataacagtttttaaaatctGTTAGTGGGGGATAATTTTAATCCTGTAACAAATGTGAACATGGATGATATATAGGTTTCTACGACAAGACCGCAAAAATGTTCCAAAGTCAAAATGCTAAGGTCACGCGTTGGTAGTATCCGAGTTCTCTGTCTCTGAGTGTGATGTAAAAGCTAAAAAactaattaatgaaaataacgaatatttataaaaatatcatagaaaGGCATCGCCATACCACTCCGGGTACTCCCTTATTAAGAAACGGATTACTTCCTTACTATGAAACGGGGGTACTCCCTCACTAAGAATCGAGGTTACTCCCTCACCAATAAACGGGAGaacaaaaaaacccatcttGTTAAAGATAGCTGATGGTACCTGCAGAGGAGTGAGCCGTCCTTCAGCGTCGTGTGAAAACTGTCGGCCATCTCCCGGCGGTCGTCGGTTTCTTGTATTTCCACATTCTCCCCCGTCATCTCGCCCAGCCAGTACAAACACTTCTTAGCCTCGTCTATGTCAAACTGGGAGTCGATCTGACAAAACATGGTTGCGATTTAGTCTTTTGAAATGTAACCTCACAAGAAAATCATGCGCTAAGCGATGTATCGAATTTTTGTAAATTAGCCATATGGGAGACAACCCACAATTTATTTGGATAAGGACAATGCATAGTTATCtacccataaaacattacttaaatTGCTTTGAGTTATCTATTACGAGGAATCTCCTCACGATCTAACAAAATGTTCAATTGAATTTATGGCTGGCGTATTTAGGagattgtttttgaatatttatagcAAGCCCACAGCTAAACTAAACTCTTAACTAAAGTAAAGTCGTTAGCTATAGCTTTTATAAGATCACCTAAATTATAACCTAGCTAAAATTCTAGAATAACAAGTCACAGTGTTAAGTCGGTGACATAGATTTGGTGGTAAAGGTTGCCGCCGCTCACACAAGAGGTCAGGGCTTGACCTCAATTTGGGCGTGTCTCTTGGCGTCTCAGGTAGGACATCAGTGCCCTTTCCTACCCAgaaaacggactcgagagtgactCATTGATCAGATTATAGTTTTTTATTGATCAGGTTAAATCACATTCGATTCCGTATAAATCAAGCTAAGATAAACAATTCAGTTAATAAAACCAGGCATTACCATATTTAGTTTGTTTGCGTGTATCTTACTGATTCTGTCCAGTAACCCGATCGTTGcttaacattttcaattttagcTTATCGAACCAATGTCTAATTATTTGGCTTATTGAATTACAAATGCACACAAAAGCCCCAAACTGATTCATTAAAGATTGGAGGGATACGTACAAAGCAAACACAGCTATATGAATTCAATGACTGCTTTCTATTCGAGTATACATAAAGAACTGTGAAAGCGAATCTGATATCCAAGTGATAGCCTGCAGATTGGCGCTCCTCTGCAGAAAAAAAGGACATTTCGATTTAATTATTCATAGAAACTTGAAACTGATGTCTTTAAATCTGATATTGTAGTAGTAACGCCACTGACATAATTATTCGTGAACAGACAGGCTATCTATGATAGTTTTACCAAGTAATATAATATACGAACTATTATTACCCTTATATTGTTTGCCgaagatttttttatgatgttGGACGGTGTTGAATTTGAATACTCGGCAACTGGTGCGCATCCAGCCTCAAACTAAACCACATAAATCTCTGACTCAGGCTCCGGGATTTTGAATAACTTTCTACTTTTATGTTCACGTTTTAACATGCGTATATCCATATCCAATAGCAAAAATATATtcgattttgattttgattctcgctttttaacatatatatatatatatatatatatatattcaaatagaTATAAGAAGATAGTAGATAGGCCAGAAAGGAGACCATTCCTTGTTTGTTCAAACACGGACCCGGAAAACTGCACAACACAGTTGACACAGCAAACGTGACGTCCAGAGATAAGACACGCCGCATATTGCATTTTAACAATTG
The DNA window shown above is from Mya arenaria isolate MELC-2E11 chromosome 6, ASM2691426v1 and carries:
- the LOC128238542 gene encoding myophilin-like, with amino-acid sequence MSYRAAKAGLARDTQVKIDSQFDIDEAKKCLYWLGEMTGENVEIQETDDRREMADSFHTTLKDGSLLCRLIDAVLPEGQKIDFSKKSFQESKNQAFTMARERERIAIFINKCQEYGVPPSNLFQTDSLYERTNLVQVCTCIRALGIEAQSRPGYAAPVIWPKKNETNVRTFSEEQVQAGKQVISLQYGSNKGANQAGMSFGKTRMILD
- the LOC128237097 gene encoding uncharacterized protein CXorf65 homolog, whose protein sequence is MHLVSVCFITITYGDNEQLMVNPNCRQLTFMGYLREKCQYDKNAFIDLIEEETGRLAELHMVPREETVRPLLEDRMVFIPVMLEKNQEESLGQYKTVKPLLTDWEKRFPELEKKIKILTGELKRSPLRVLEPRGGRPVDRKASSSNASGRSSSVLGRAPSVSQSGRNSTTSKASAIGRKSLMGNKADASKMLSAKNKIKKR